A genomic stretch from Brockia lithotrophica includes:
- a CDS encoding molybdopterin-dependent oxidoreductase, producing MLQEKISRRTFLKATALAAGALSVGAVGTFSFETWKKAEAEKKDDIRVIPTLCTGCGNFCGLNVYVKNGRVWRAVGLPQHPKSKGKICARGHGLLATPYLRQRLTQPLKRTEDGNFQPISWEQAFREIGEKLQEIRKKYGPGVIAHISYAGQKTAVWYGQRLLWALGSPNTFTHAASCYAGRGVGFEHTVGGTPGTDIANARYMVYIGRNLAEGITPGDVLELAKAREKGAQIVLVDPRVNNMYQMATKWVPIRPGTDLAFVLALAHVLIKEGLYDAAFVQEYGYGFEQFAQAVEKYTPQWAEEITGVPAATIQEVARGLGKNKPRAFIHPGWHGATGTQYANSVDAARAIALVNALLGNYQKEGGLIFGKTPPLGNLNPAKYPAPEKPAIPRVDSEWPLAHDVVTAVPDKIRDGALKAIIVNRSNPVMHYNNPLYAREAYKLLELLVVVDIFMSETAELAHYVLPEVSYLERDDLVEGVGGKKPIVAMRQQAIGKIHPETKASWEIYTGIAEAAGVGKYFNFTLDEVNQAMLAPTGLSLNELKAKGTIVLNSPIVLGTPKFNTPTGKVEFYSTEFKAAGLDPIPNWKPPLVMPDVSKGEFRLINGRQAYHSHTNTTRNPYLLVLTEDYHGDRLWINRRVAERMGLKEGDWVEVRSEVATGRVQVHLTEAIHPEAVFIYAPYGSLAKNNPGRNFAFSFMTLLPYHKLDPAAGIALTQEVIVTLRKI from the coding sequence ATGCTTCAGGAGAAGATCTCCCGCCGCACGTTTCTCAAGGCGACGGCCCTCGCCGCAGGTGCCCTCTCCGTAGGGGCGGTAGGGACGTTTTCCTTTGAGACGTGGAAGAAGGCCGAGGCCGAAAAGAAGGACGACATCCGCGTAATCCCGACCCTATGTACGGGGTGCGGAAACTTCTGCGGCCTCAACGTCTACGTGAAGAACGGCCGCGTGTGGCGTGCCGTTGGCCTTCCGCAGCATCCCAAGAGCAAGGGGAAGATCTGCGCCCGCGGGCACGGCCTTCTCGCCACACCGTACTTGCGGCAGCGACTCACCCAACCTCTCAAGCGCACGGAAGACGGGAACTTCCAACCGATTTCCTGGGAGCAGGCCTTCCGCGAGATTGGGGAGAAGCTCCAGGAAATCCGCAAGAAGTACGGTCCGGGGGTCATCGCCCACATCAGCTACGCGGGGCAAAAGACGGCCGTATGGTACGGACAACGCCTCCTGTGGGCGCTCGGTTCGCCGAACACCTTTACGCACGCCGCCTCCTGTTACGCCGGACGCGGTGTGGGCTTCGAGCACACCGTAGGCGGAACCCCGGGTACGGACATCGCAAACGCCCGCTACATGGTCTACATCGGCAGAAACCTCGCCGAGGGGATCACCCCGGGTGACGTACTCGAACTCGCCAAGGCGCGGGAAAAGGGCGCCCAGATCGTCCTCGTCGACCCGCGGGTGAACAACATGTACCAGATGGCCACGAAGTGGGTGCCCATTCGACCGGGGACGGACCTCGCCTTCGTGCTCGCTTTGGCGCACGTGCTCATCAAGGAAGGGCTCTATGACGCCGCCTTCGTCCAGGAATACGGCTACGGGTTCGAGCAGTTCGCCCAGGCCGTGGAGAAGTATACGCCCCAATGGGCGGAGGAGATCACCGGCGTGCCGGCGGCGACGATCCAAGAGGTTGCGCGGGGGCTCGGGAAGAACAAGCCGCGCGCCTTCATCCACCCGGGGTGGCACGGCGCCACGGGAACGCAATACGCGAACAGCGTCGACGCGGCGCGCGCCATCGCTCTCGTGAACGCCCTCCTCGGAAACTACCAAAAGGAAGGCGGGCTCATTTTCGGCAAGACGCCTCCTCTGGGCAACCTCAATCCGGCAAAGTACCCCGCACCGGAAAAGCCGGCGATTCCGCGCGTGGACAGCGAGTGGCCCCTCGCCCACGATGTGGTTACCGCCGTTCCCGACAAGATCCGCGACGGGGCGCTCAAGGCGATCATCGTGAACCGTTCGAACCCCGTCATGCACTACAACAACCCGCTCTACGCCCGCGAGGCTTACAAGCTTTTGGAACTCTTGGTGGTCGTGGACATCTTCATGAGCGAGACGGCGGAGCTCGCCCACTACGTACTTCCCGAGGTAAGTTATCTCGAACGCGACGACCTCGTCGAAGGCGTGGGCGGGAAGAAGCCCATCGTCGCCATGCGCCAGCAGGCGATTGGCAAGATCCACCCCGAAACCAAGGCTTCGTGGGAGATCTACACGGGCATCGCCGAGGCCGCGGGGGTCGGGAAGTACTTCAACTTCACGCTCGACGAGGTTAATCAGGCGATGCTCGCCCCGACGGGACTCTCCCTGAACGAGCTCAAGGCCAAGGGGACGATCGTCCTCAACTCGCCCATCGTCCTCGGCACGCCGAAGTTCAACACCCCCACGGGCAAGGTGGAGTTCTACAGCACGGAATTCAAGGCCGCGGGGCTCGATCCAATCCCCAACTGGAAGCCGCCTCTCGTCATGCCGGACGTCTCAAAGGGCGAATTCCGCCTGATCAACGGACGCCAGGCGTACCACTCGCACACGAACACGACGCGCAACCCCTACCTCCTCGTGCTTACGGAGGACTACCACGGGGATCGTCTGTGGATCAACCGGCGGGTCGCAGAGCGCATGGGCCTAAAAGAGGGGGACTGGGTGGAGGTGCGTTCGGAAGTCGCCACGGGGCGCGTCCAGGTCCACCTGACGGAGGCGATCCACCCCGAGGCGGTGTTCATCTACGCGCCGTACGGCAGCCTCGCGAAGAACAACCCCGGGCGGAACTTCGCCTTCTCCTTCATGACGCTCCTTCCCTACCACAAGCTCGACCCCGCCGCCGGAATCGCTCTGACGCAGGAAGTCATCGTCACCCTGCGGAAGATCTAG